CGATCCTAAATATTCAAATATCATCAAATGATTAGGATGAGTCAGAACAAATACAAAtgacactttatatatatatatatatatatatatatatatatatatatatatatatatatatatatatatatatatatatatatatatatatatatatatatatatatatatatatatatatatatatatatatatatatattagtcccCCAAAAAAATTAGGCTCTATAAAGATGCCTACTTGCTCCCCTAACTCTCCCATAATCGAATAAATAGTTTTTTCAAAATATATAGTATAAATTATTTTCTGGTCTTCCAAATATGACAATATAAATTAACTAGTTGAGAAATAAACTAGATATAACGTGCAAAAACATAGTTTTGTAAATTatgattaattatatattaaaagGTTAAGAATGTTAAAATAATTAGATGTTGGTCTCTTTTTGTGTTgtatttttaattatttgtttTCAGATATGTTAACGTTAGACAACTTTTAATTGTATACGCTTCGTTAAAATGGTATGTACACAACAAGAGTATCATCAAATGACCACGAGAGGAAGATGAAATAATTGAATAAACAAATGAGGATGTTGAAGTGGATTTATGGCAAATTCTGGTTAATATGATACCAAATGTCACTATACAAATATGTTCGGTGTGATGCAGCTCAccaaaaaattaaagaaaatgatATGGATGTCCAAATAAGACTTTCATTAGCAACATTTAGGAGAGAAGAACCAAAGTTGGTTGGTAATAAGAGGAGTAGAAAATGTCTTAGAAGGAAGTAAAAATGTAAAATGATATCGTGAGGCTAGACAAGGGTTGATAATTATCCGATCCTTTGtatgtatatttttataaaaatactaaTCTTTATTGTATGCAAATTAAAAAGTATTCGATTATTTATTAAAGAAATTCTAGAAGAGcacgaaaattttgaatttagcaaatatagtgtttttttttttttttttttttaacaaaatgatTGATGATTTTTTAAGGAGGTAGTAGTACTTGACTCGATTTAATACCGTGGGGCTGCCACCACGTCAGCCACGTGCTGATGGCCTGATTGGCCTGGTTTTGATGACGCGCAGATTGAATCTGAAACGACCACGTGTTATCGTCAACGCTGCCCTGTGTACTATACAAATGGTGGTTTCTCACTTCACCCCGCTTATTTATCTGGTCGGCCAATAACGTTTATCCACTATTACCCCCTTAACTATGGAAACAGCACAATTTATCCCCTTTTGGtgttatttattatgttttcGGCAATTACGTCATAACTTAATGCTAACTACAACCTACGAAATTGATGCCGACAAGTTTAAAATATCAACATAGTAAaaaatagagaaattaaatacctataaatctttttattttatttatttttttatccatatgaaatgatgataagtatataaaataatatcaaataaACTTTCAAGAATTTCATAATTGATGCGAAATATATTTCCTttcaataaataaaattaaaaagttaaCTGTGATTAAATTATATTTAGagtataaaataatattaaaaattaaaaagaaacaaTCATAacaaatttatatatattagcaatctttaaaaagtataaaagtatgtttatgaaagtatgtcatatatatataccaCAATACCATATTcttcctaataaataaataattttttaccACTTGTCAACTTTTTATGTATTTGGACACATgtaaataatttttaattttcttaattAACTATCTAATATTTAGGTTATAAAAAGTAATTAATGTGTCATTAATTTGTTTCcttatattttcaaattttaatatgATTCCtccaatatatataattttaaattgaTATGTTTCTTCTAAAGTTTATTGTTATTTTAGACAAAATAGTCTGtataaaaaaataatcaaactatGTTGCTTTTTATTGACAAactaaaaaaaatgttatatgatcaaaatatatttatttttttgtagtttattttattaatataaattgaattatttatttatccatctttttgtttgtatatatattttaaaattttattttaaaaaatacataatgtttacaatttgatatttaatgttttctttaaaaaaatatttaaattttatatattcatatatataactttttttaatcaacccgtataacacacgggtttcacacctagtaaaatataaaataaactgaaaatgtaaaaaaaattttgaaatgTAAAATAGGAAATAAGTTTTATCAGGCAAAATTATTGAGGAcgaaataagtaaaataacgaaGGGGGTAAACTGTAAATTCTGCCTGGCAATAAAAAAAAGGAATACACGACAGCCAGCATGGTAATGAATTGGACAGCTCAATCAGCACCGTATACGGGATACTTTCCACGTGTGCGGGATACTTTCCACGTGTGTGTCTAGTGTGAAGTAATTTGATTTTAATAATTAACTAGTTTATAAATTATAACTCTTGGAATAACATTTAGGAAATTAAtttaacttttatagtaaaaactcaaagttattaattaattattttaaataaattattaattaaaagatttgTTTagctatataaaattataatcattgatttaaataaatatgtgaaattaatcactttataatttgtattaattttattttaatttttattttcatgttagagtttaggtcatttttggtcacataacttttggttttgtgttcatttggtcacttaactctttataagttttaaaacgtcatcaaacttttggctatgtgttcatttagtcacttaacttttggtttgatCACATTTAGTcgcctaacttttaaaattgtgctcatttagtcactaaactttgaaattttttcaaaagttCAGTGACTAAAttagcacaattttaaaagttagatgactaaatgagcacaaatctaaaagttaagtgagcaaaccaaaagttaagtgactaaatgagcacaaagtcaaaagttGGATgacattttaaaacttaaaaggagttaagtgatcaaatgagcacaaaaccaaaagttaagtgatcaaaaatgACATAAACccttaatgttattaatttaatttagatagagtgggaaatttaaaatttgaaatgaagaatcaataggttgacaagtggtaagtattaattaggagacataatagaatgacacatgacaaaagaaaaataaaatatgcattaattaggaggtctAATAAGGTGACACgtgtcaaaaggagaataaaatatTCTTCTATTAGAATAGGGATTATTAAAAAGTTATTAACAAAAATGACCTATAttttaagaatatatatttttgtaAGAGAAATTTAATatccttttatttttttcttctatAACTTTTCtatacatttaaaattatgatatttattatatttaataaaattaataaatatttattatactTGTCATCATCTAAAAATGATAGGatgatagataaaaaaaaaaataaaaatatgactGGCTCGTCACAGCTAGCTGATAAACTTAAttgatttttttgagattttttaagttatcgtgtttggtaagccaaaaagtagcttataaactAGCTTTTTAAAAAACTACGTACAATAGTTTTTCAAAAGCTTTTTTAAATGTTTCAAACATATTCTTAATTACTTATAAAAAACacattcttttaaatgtttttttatgtcaatttatatattttagtcAGCTTATCAATTAATTTTACcaaatattattttgttattaGCTAACTTTTCAGGTATCAACTAGCTTTTCATATAACAATTAATTTTTCAGTTATCAACTAATACGCCAAACATAACAGCCTAAGTAAAAGAatgtttaatttctctttttgtaTAGTCAAAATTTCCAACTATCAATAAAAGACCACAAAGCATAAAGCATGTGGATCTTGATCGTGAATTAGCTAGATatacatttatttgtttatttatttattttaaaccaaCAATTCAGTTATAAAATGGCTAACTGATAATCAAACTATTTGCTTGGGATTTTTGTTGTATTATTATTGAAAATTTGAATATCTTTCTATCTTTTGTTTCTACTTATTTAAGATGATGACAAGTATATAAATTTAACATTCCaatcaaatttaaattaaattaaatgacatttgtcatcATCTAAAATAGGTAGGAAGACAGTAGGCACAAAAAATATAAGGATATTTACTTTCTCACTATTATAACTACTAACACTTGTACGGACAATGAATGGGTATTACATTCCGCAAGTCATTCGAAGATTCCATGATAACAATAAATTCTCACAAATGATAGTCAATATATATTGAGAAGTTCATTACCTTTCAAATAAACACGAGTTTATTTAGGCAAGTTAAAACACCGTGTGAAGATGATATTTGATGTTGTGAAGATGAATATTATTGTTGTTCCAATCTTAATTTATTTCTTGAAGTCCGCCCATATCATCCAAACTTCTATCTCGTGGATTACTACCACTTAAGATGATCGATTATATATCTAAAGCGATGACGATGATTTAGTAGACAACCAAAAAGGCCCAGAAAAAATTCAGATACTTAAAAAACGTGTAAGAATTCTCTTAGTAGGGTTGAGAAAAAAAACCATAATAATAACGAATactaagaaaaaaattaaaatgacaACAAAGTGAATTGATGATGTAGATAAGGAGATCGACAAGTTTATGGCACAACAAGAGATTAACAAGTTTATTAGAATTAAAGAATGTTTTAAtcatgaaaaaaataatatattcttAGGACATGTGGCACTAAATGAATTAGATTTTATAATTGGTTGTTAATAATGTAATATCTGTATTATAATAATTTCCATTTTATACAACAAAAAGTGTAAATACATCGCTAATTATGACGTGACTAAATAATCTTAGCCATTCATTTAGGATCATCCCATCATTTGCTATTTACATATTCTAGATAAGTTTtagtttttttacaaatttggttaTTATGTTTTTAGCTTTTTTATAActagttttataaaaaaatattatattttacatgCTCATTTTTTATAGATGGTTTTAATAAGATTTTTCGGTTTTCACAtctttgtttttttaaaattttcctttTACACATTAGTGATTTATTAGTATAAAATTGCTATCCTATTCATTTTACGTATTCGATTTTCTGAATGTATACTTGTATATAACAAATCAGTTTTTTATATGTTCATCTTCATATAAAAATTCCTTTGTTATGTAAGATTAAACTAATTTCTTTTATAAAGTTTATATTGTACATGCTTATTTTTTTGCATCAATATtcaaattttgtttaaaaaagatttaaaaactatcactatttttgtttaacaatttttatatttttctaaaacctaagttttttttttcaaaaatataatttttcaaaataagaaaagaaaaggaaaacaaCAAAGCAAATCTCTTATATACTAAAAGTGTAGATGAATTGGTGAAAAACATTGTAAAGTAGCCGTCTCTGAATATATACAAACtcatacacttttattatttgatTTCAAAACTAATAACACCGTTTTAATCCTTTCTAGGTTTCTACTGGGAATTCATCCCCTAGTTTTACAACAAACAACAGATAGGGAAAATTCACCAGTCTATATTTCCGGTTAAAAACAAAAGACGTGAAAGCCACATTAGCATAAGGTTACCAACGAAATGATTATTAATCTGATCAAAAGTCTTCTAATCTAACGGTATCAAAtgttgtatattttttttttttgagttaaaATGTTCAACTCTTGTTTGCCACATAAATgaaattatacttaatttatgaGTAAATTAGATTTGTCGTTAAGAAAAATGATTAACCACCTGAAAAATGCAAAAATGTAAAAAGTTCTAAAGTTTagaatattttttcaaaaatcaaTATTACGATAAATCcattaaaaatgacaaatttaaagttttttagtgcaatttctctttttttaaataaaagattaatgagcattttaatttttgaaatttgaacAGTTTGATTAAAAAAATTTCACTATTTGTATTCCAGATTTTTTAGTATAACCCAAGAACACGTGTATTGTGACGTGGAATGTTGCCTTGTCCCTCTCTACATCCTGCAAAAAGCCCACACTTCTTCCCTCCCtcgttttagagagagaaacaaaATGCAGCAGATTTTCATATAACTCAGGTATCTCTAAATTCTGAGCTTTACTTGATCCATACTTCTAAACCCTTTGTTGTTACACAATTCACTTGCAAATTTAGTAATTTCGATCATAATTACttgaatttttatgttttttcaaaCGTTCGGAGTAGAATTTTCGTTTTCTGTTGTTTTTTCGTTGATTTAGCTCTAATTATGATTTTTAGTTGCTTACGCATAGGATTTGATGAGAAATCTATGCATACAGAGAGATCAAACTGAAGAATTCGAGCAAATAAGCACAGCGAGAACtaaattttatttaaactttacaaTTAGAACGAGTATCTGAAATTACTGAAAACATTGCGTAGATATAAACCAACTTTCTTTTTCGAAGCTTCCGATTATAGTATTGACTATTTTTTCAattgatgttttaaatatttttatatatttaatttctATTTTACTTTTTGGAGTGTAAATACGAGGATTCTTTTGTATATCAGTTACTAGTTCATCCTGGATTGCCAGATTAGTAAATCTGGGTGGGTTGTTTTACTTTATCGTCTTCAGATGTGGATCAGAGGAGAAGGACAACAAATCAAACAACCTGTaccttttctttttccttttttctttccCCCTTTTTGCTTTAGGTCGAGATCATAGATTTATAAAGTGATAACTTGTTGGTTTGGGGGGAGTAATTGAAGTTGGAATAAACACGATCCAGTTTTTGATCCGATTCCAATTTGAAACACACGTATTAGATAATTCAAGAGATAAACTTGATATGAATATAGATCGAGTAATTACCACGTTCTAACCCTAGGAGATGTAAGTTTTCCCCTATGTATTTTTACGATCTTATTGTTTATTCATATGATCTCTTCATCTGCAGCCGAGTCATCAAGTATTTAACAAAACAAATCATATAGATAGCTCCGATCATTGAAAGGTCAACATCATCTTGGAATCAGTTTAAGGTGTTTGTTTGACCATGGCGAACTGTGAAGAAGCAAAGAATTGTAAGCCCGAAGTTACATCTTCTTCACCCCCTCAAGTAAGATGCAAAACAACATTTGGATCTTACATTTTGATTTTCAATTATTATaatcataaaaaattattaattttaactTGTGATCAGGAGCaggagcagcaacagcagcagcagACCAGTCATGTGTATCCTGATTGGGGAGCCATGCAGgtttattatattaattaataataataataataattattataactgAACTAAAATTAATCTTTTGAAATTAATAAAAATCGATTATTTTTGCAGGCTTACTATGGCCGAAGAATGGCTATCCCACATTACTTCAACTCAAGTGTTACATCTGGTCATACACCTCCACCTTACATGTGGGGCCCATTACAGGTATTCAAAATTTCCACCatgaatttctttttctttgaatATATTGAAACTTGAATAATGAAGATTATACGGTTGACTTTTTTTTGTTGACTTGTGGTTCTTCAGCATATGATGCCACCTTATGCTGCAATGTATCCACATGCAGGTGTTTATGCACATCCAGGAGTTACTGTTGTAAGTTTGTATTAAATTTAAGTATAAGTATTTAACTCTTataaacatttttatataaatttcattGAAATTTATATACAATTTAAAACAGGCTGCAAGTCCTATGCATGTTGACTCTCCTGCCAAGTCATCAGGGAATTCAGATCGTGGATTGATTAAGAAATTGAAAGGATTTGATGGGTTGGCAATGTCAATAGGGAATGAAAATGGAATCTCTCACAGGTattcaaatattatatattttatcAGATCTAAAATCATTAAAGATTAAATCTTTATAATCTTTAAACAGTGGGGAGACTGAAGGTTCTAGTGAAGGAAGTGATGGAAATACAACAgaggtataataataataataaaataaaaacttgtaAGTTGTAAAATAAATTGTACAATTCCTTTATAGTAAATGATGTTTAAAAATTCTTTCATGTTACTTTCAGGGAGCTAAAAGTGGTCAGAAAAGAAGCCGTGGTGGATCATCTACAAGTTGTAAGTTTCATTTTCCACttgatttttaaattatttttagggttataaatattatttaaaatattatatttttattctaCTAGCTGAAATTGGCAAGACTGATGACCAACTTCCTTCCACCAATGAAAATGGAAGCTTAAAGAAAGTAAAAAGTATTACTGTTGCTCCACCTAATGTTACCATGTTTCAGGtatttttgtttctataaatttaaaattatccaaacattttttttaaaaaaaataaaaaaatataagtttTTGTTTGTGATTTATGTCTAGAATGAGAGAGAATTGAAAAGGGAGAGAAGAAAACAGTCTAACCGTGAATCTGCCAGGAGGTCACGCTTAAGGAAACAGGTAAAAAAGaaacttttttttatattattattattattattcttataatacaatTTTTATTGTTGTAATTtaaataaatgaattattcagGCTGAAGCAGAAGAACTTGGAACAAGAGTTGAATCTCTCACCAATGAAAATTTGACACTCAAATCCGAGATTAACCGATTAACTGTTAATTCATCAAATCTGAAGCTTCAAAACGCTAAATTAATGGTACTTGTGAAAAACGAAAATTCCCtaatcttattattattaaataatacGAAAAATTGAAATATAATGTGGTTCTTGTGTTACAGGAAAAACTCAAAAAGTCACAAATTGAACAAGACACAGAAGACCCAAGGCTAGACAAAAAGGGTTTGACTCTGAGCACTGCTAACCTTC
The genomic region above belongs to Lactuca sativa cultivar Salinas chromosome 4, Lsat_Salinas_v11, whole genome shotgun sequence and contains:
- the LOC111876784 gene encoding common plant regulatory factor 1, which produces MANCEEAKNCKPEVTSSSPPQEQEQQQQQQTSHVYPDWGAMQAYYGRRMAIPHYFNSSVTSGHTPPPYMWGPLQHMMPPYAAMYPHAGVYAHPGVTVAASPMHVDSPAKSSGNSDRGLIKKLKGFDGLAMSIGNENGISHSGETEGSSEGSDGNTTEGAKSGQKRSRGGSSTSSEIGKTDDQLPSTNENGSLKKVKSITVAPPNVTMFQNERELKRERRKQSNRESARRSRLRKQAEAEELGTRVESLTNENLTLKSEINRLTVNSSNLKLQNAKLMEKLKKSQIEQDTEDPRLDKKGLTLSTANLLSRVDNGSGTGTDTDTDTDTDTDTVGSGATLRQLLDASPRADAVAAG